A single genomic interval of Aegicerativicinus sediminis harbors:
- a CDS encoding CRTAC1 family protein: protein MPSIIQRFVLFVFAFLLGLFLLFNCSQENKKTETNVIEVSKAKDNGEPDAQTLEMIQRVKDAVEEIDLRTALYVLNSEKVAMIEKELQQLQGKSRTNLLFTYAIELLNTGRTEEAISIFNEVLNTVISSEVPSKNEVIYIIKKQLAIAYMRKAEQENCLNNHNEDSCIIPLSTKGQHLNKEGAEKSITMLNDLLEVNSNDYECQYLLNIAYMALGKYPHEVPNEYKIPEGYFNQSAAFPKFKDIAMSVGVDANQMAGGTIVDDFNGDGYIDIMASSWGYNDQIHYYENNRNGGFDDKTLEAGLKGVTGGLNLRHADFNNDGFLDFIILRGAWLSGPKGIPNSLMKNNGDGTFTDVTISSGIFSQHPTQTAVWFDINLDGWIDLFIGNEWSPINNSYCELFLNKGDGSFIDIAQQTGLKAKGFFKGVASGDINNDLYPDLYLSDYSNENLLFQNITTDTDKPVFKSIGVEAKVTQPINSFPTWMFDFDNDGFEDIFVSGYSTVEKLPAQLMVENIKHKYTNNRPLLYKNLGNGKFEEISLKAQLNEPIATMGCNYGDLDNDGYLDFYLSTGDPDYFSIVPNRMYHNVGGKRFEDITYSGGFGHIQKGHAIGFGDLDLDGDQDIYAVMGGAYEGDIYRNLLFENPIGNKNNWVNIKLEGTKSNRSAIGAKIMVTIEENGKERNIYHSVGTDASFGGNSLLAEIGLGKATIIKKLQISWPHFSKKTSIFENVSINKNYKIIEGNGITEMTLKTRPFSKIDHTHIHQ from the coding sequence ATGCCTTCAATAATTCAACGATTTGTGCTATTCGTATTCGCTTTTTTATTGGGATTATTCTTACTATTCAATTGCTCACAAGAAAATAAAAAAACTGAAACCAATGTAATTGAAGTTAGTAAGGCAAAAGATAATGGAGAACCAGATGCCCAAACTCTGGAAATGATTCAGCGTGTTAAAGATGCGGTCGAGGAGATTGATTTAAGAACGGCCCTATATGTGCTTAATAGCGAGAAGGTTGCCATGATTGAAAAAGAACTACAACAGCTTCAAGGCAAAAGCAGGACAAATTTACTTTTCACTTATGCAATAGAATTGCTTAATACCGGTAGAACGGAAGAAGCTATTTCTATTTTCAATGAGGTTTTAAACACTGTAATAAGCTCGGAAGTACCTTCCAAAAATGAGGTAATTTATATCATAAAAAAACAATTGGCCATTGCCTATATGCGTAAAGCGGAACAGGAAAATTGTCTCAACAACCATAACGAAGATTCGTGTATTATTCCTTTAAGTACGAAAGGACAACATTTGAATAAGGAAGGTGCCGAAAAGTCTATAACCATGCTTAACGACTTACTTGAAGTTAATTCAAATGATTACGAGTGTCAATATTTATTGAATATTGCGTATATGGCTCTTGGAAAGTACCCACATGAAGTCCCCAATGAATATAAAATTCCGGAGGGCTATTTCAATCAATCTGCAGCCTTTCCGAAATTTAAGGATATTGCCATGTCAGTTGGCGTAGATGCCAATCAGATGGCAGGCGGAACAATTGTAGATGATTTTAATGGTGATGGTTATATTGATATTATGGCTTCTTCGTGGGGGTACAATGATCAAATTCATTATTACGAAAATAATCGAAATGGTGGTTTTGATGACAAAACCTTGGAGGCTGGTTTAAAGGGTGTTACCGGTGGATTAAATCTGCGGCATGCGGACTTTAATAACGATGGGTTTTTGGATTTCATTATTTTGAGAGGTGCCTGGTTATCCGGACCAAAAGGGATTCCAAATTCTCTTATGAAAAACAACGGAGACGGTACTTTTACAGATGTCACCATATCATCTGGCATTTTTTCCCAACACCCAACACAAACAGCAGTTTGGTTCGATATTAATTTAGATGGTTGGATAGATCTTTTTATTGGTAATGAATGGTCTCCTATCAACAATAGCTATTGTGAATTATTTTTGAATAAAGGCGATGGTAGTTTCATCGATATCGCCCAACAAACTGGACTCAAGGCAAAAGGATTTTTTAAAGGTGTTGCAAGTGGCGATATTAATAATGACCTATACCCTGATTTATATCTCTCGGATTATTCCAATGAAAATTTATTATTTCAAAACATCACAACCGATACCGATAAACCAGTCTTTAAAAGTATTGGCGTTGAGGCAAAAGTTACACAACCCATTAACAGCTTTCCAACATGGATGTTCGATTTCGACAACGATGGATTTGAAGATATATTCGTTTCTGGCTACTCAACTGTAGAAAAACTTCCTGCTCAATTAATGGTTGAAAATATTAAGCATAAATACACTAATAATCGTCCACTACTCTACAAAAATTTAGGTAATGGTAAATTTGAAGAAATTTCACTTAAGGCACAGTTAAATGAACCAATTGCAACTATGGGATGCAATTATGGCGATTTAGACAATGACGGCTATCTTGATTTTTATCTTTCAACTGGAGATCCTGATTATTTTTCTATTGTACCAAATAGAATGTATCATAATGTGGGAGGCAAAAGGTTCGAAGATATAACTTATAGTGGCGGATTTGGGCATATCCAAAAAGGTCATGCCATTGGGTTTGGGGATTTAGATTTAGATGGCGATCAAGACATCTATGCTGTAATGGGTGGGGCCTACGAAGGTGATATCTACAGAAATTTATTGTTTGAAAACCCTATCGGAAACAAGAACAATTGGGTAAATATTAAATTAGAAGGTACCAAAAGTAATCGTTCCGCCATCGGGGCAAAAATAATGGTCACTATTGAGGAAAATGGAAAGGAACGAAATATTTACCATTCTGTGGGTACCGATGCCAGTTTTGGCGGTAATAGCTTATTGGCAGAAATTGGATTGGGAAAGGCTACCATAATTAAAAAGCTTCAAATTAGCTGGCCACATTTTTCAAAGAAAACCTCGATTTTTGAAAATGTTTCAATCAATAAAAATTATAAAATTATAGAAGGCAATGGAATTACCGAAATGACCCTAAAGACAAGACCTTTCTCTAAAATAGACCATACCCACATTCATCAATAA